The Pseudophryne corroboree isolate aPseCor3 chromosome 10, aPseCor3.hap2, whole genome shotgun sequence DNA segment atgacgttcgggcgcgctcgggttagccgagcaaggcgggaagatccgagtcgctcggatccgtgtaaaaaggctgaagttcgggggggttcagattccgaggaaccgaacccgctcatctctagtgtgtgtgtgtgtgtatgtgtgtgtatgtgtgtgtgtgtgtgtgtgtgtgtgtgtgtgtacatggtcaGACGATATTggccaagtgcttcttatctgctgtcacattctatgtttctatatttctgtAAAATAATACAGATACTGTAGTTATGTAATTTCAGCAGGTAAGGTAAATCTAACTAGTTATTATATCAGTATCCAAAAATGATATTCTTCCTGAATCCGATCTATAACACAGAATGAAATAAATAGGTTCTATGCATTTCCCGAGTAGAAATTAGGCAGAATTAGTAATCCCCCAATACTGTATGTGGGAAATGCCACCTGAAGCTGTTATGGTCACCTCACAAAGGGAGGCAATTGCAAGAccacctgtcaggatcccagcgatcacaataccgacaccggaatcccgacaggcggtgaaatgctgccTCCAGAATACCAGCACAACAGGctttttttcccccttttctcCTCTTCTCTCTGGCACAGCCAATTATGCAAACTCTGCCCCACAGAATGAGGAGCTGATTGAGCTGCAAGAACCAGGCAAGGAATAGAATCTTTAATGGGTTCTTTGTGTGTGATTGAGGTTAATGGATGCTGTGAGAAGAGGAGTTAATGAGTGCTGGGGGTGAATGGATTAATAAGTGCAGGTGACAGGGTTAATGTGTGTTGAGAATGAAAGAATAAATAGGTGCTGGGAGGGGTGAGGGGTAATTTTTGCAGTGAGGGGGGTTAATGAGTGCTTGCAGTGAAATGATTAATATGTGCTGGAATTGTGTGGGGTAGGAAGGTATTTGTGCTGTGAGAGGGCCTAATGAGTTCTCATGGAGATTGGATTAGTAGATGCTGGATAGCAGGAGAATAGGGAGTGCTGACAGTGTGGACAAATGTGTTAATGGGTGCTTTGAGGATGAGTTGATAAATGGATGTGCAAAATGACTGTGCCCCCATTGTCATAGACCAGGTGTGGTTTTATGGAAATTGTTTGAAGGAGTGTATTGGGGAATTAGGGCAGTAATGCAAatctttgcctagggtgcctagaaCCCTCACACCAGCCCACATGCCAATCATAATTGTATATGTTACTAAATGCTTCCACTAACCCAAAAGTGACACAAATGCTCTGAAATCCACATGCACTACTTATATTATATGAggataagcaataaagcaatcagatGCTCTGATCATCTTcagtcttattctctgctttataattGATTGTAGCTGGGTTATAAGCAGAGCATAAAGCAGATAGGATCTGAGTGTTTCGGATAGAGTTATACAATGGCCACCTGTTTCCCACCACTGCCATATAAAATGCTCCTGAATGATTAAGGGGGTGTCTGATTGAAAGTGTAGAATAATGCCCAATCTCTAACACTTGTGAGGAACCCTTTTAGAAAACAAACAATGCCTTCCCAAATTAGACCTTCCCACCCATTGGATCTCCATATAAAACTATATCCTATTTCTCATGTGGTGGCATGGCTAGTCCTAGATCCCAGTGAACTTTATTTtgtttgtatatttcagtgaccagtgtcaggacaaagacatgacattgaagacagcaataacaaagatcatgaaatgtaacattgacaatgagaatctcacagacccggaggtgctcccaccagcagactgtgtcatcagtgcatCTTTCTTGGATTTAATCAGCAAAGACCAAGATGATTATATAAATAATTTCAGAAAATTTGTGAAGCTACTAAAACCTGAAGGACACCTGATATTGTTTGGGGTTTTAAATACAACTTATGTGATGGTTGGGCAGGACAAGGTACATGTGTTCAGATATGATGAGAAATTTGCAAGAAAAGTTCTCACTGATGAAGGGTTTGTTATTGATCACTGTGCAGTCCAAAAAAAAACAGCAGTGAGTGACCTCATTGACTATGAGGCATTTATGTTTATTACAGCTCATAGAGAGTAATaacggcctgattctgagtcacatgctgtgTTGGGTGCAGTTAAACATTTTCACACTGTGCATACatcctgattgtgtttgtacaCAGTTGAAGTAGCTTTGACACACGCACATAGAAGTGTATTGAAAATATATCAGGTGTTCccaggtgtggtttcagagaagagggggcccgtaTACAAGTTCCGTATGGATCACCTCCTCTTTGGCAGTTAGGTAGACTCTGGCTTCATGACACAGTTTGctctgcatgcgcaggtctctgagaaCTTGGCACCTGCACCTTGTTCCAGGGGAAAATCTCTACTGCTCAAATCACAAGGATAATGGCCACGGCGGACATTTTCCCTGTAACTTTTGCAGCTCTGCAGTCAGTGCGGGGACAGTGGAgtgataagtataattatatgggtgcagggtgtgcggtgtgtgggctTGAAAACAGGGGGCGTGGATCACAACCACATAATTCCTGTGAAGTCATGCCTCCTTTTGCCAAGTCCATATCCCCTTTTTGGGCGCAGTAGTAACTACGCCACCAtggagaatgttgggaggtatgtatgacaatgtgttggaagtgttgcaggtacagatgtgtTCACTTACACCTTTTATGTACATACCATGGTTAAACTTTTTTGTACGTGCAGTGAGTGGATGGATGTTGTTtccaataataaaatatgtataaGGTAGCATAATTAAGCATGGCTAAATCACTGACTCTATGGCATgccaaaccgtgccatacatggcaggatataggaaaggtgtatgaggacacatctgtatgtcgctGAAGTGGCTGTGTATAGAAAAATTTAGATGCTCACACCTAGCAACAGAAGCGGCCACAGTGTATGACTCAGATCAGCCCCTACTGTAAGTATGAGATGCAAATAGACATAAATACACCAGatcttcctgtcaattttcaaatGATAAATCTTAATAATAATCACATATATTACTGTACGTTTATATTGAGCTGATGTTAAAACCTGATCGACAGATAAAGTAATTGTCATTTCTTACAGTTTCCTGTGTGATTAAAGAGTGTGAGATACATGTGTGATCTGTGAGTGGTTCTGTCACCCACCAGGGACCATTGTTGTCATTCGCTAAGCAGACTCGTAGTTACTACAATGACCCACATATCATTTTATTATTCCACTAATATATGACATAGAGACGAGGAATAGATGAGGATTTATGTCACAGAGAACAAGATATATTGTGATTTAGTTTAATGTAACCTTATAACATTTTCAATTGAAATATATTAATAAATTACTGTAGAGCTTTGATTCttctaagtcagtggttctcaaactcggtcctcaggaccccacacagtgcatgttttgcaggtaacccagcaagtgcacaggtgtattaattactcactgacacattttaaaaggtctacaggtggagctaattatttcacttgtgattctgtgaggagacctccaaaacatgcactgtgtggggtcctgaggaccgagtttgagaacctgtgttctaagtaACTCCCCAATTCTTCCAGCCAACATACATTCACAGAAAGAACCCACATCTTTCTAATAGGACCCACCTTGCTAGGCATCTGGAATTAGAACTGTCCCAAGAGACATGGGACTGTAATTTACCACATGTATGTCAGCCATCAGCAAATTTACTGGCACAGTTTAAGTGGGGAACTCAATTGTGCCCTTTAATTATTGACACGAAAAAATGGGCTTTAACCACAATTTTTTCCCGTTGGCCTATATTGGGCAACTCAATTTAAGCCCTGTTTTTGTCATATGAAAACTGACCAATTTTCTTGCAAAAATACTTGGATCTGGGATAAGTTGCCAGATCTATGTATTTTCATGGGGTCGATTGTGAAAATGGGTCAGTTCTCAAGGTTTTTCTCACGTCAGCTTTCAGAGTTTTACTCATGTCAGTTCTCAGGGATTTTCTTTCCCTGCCTGCATTCAGGAGAAAAAAATCTTCAATAGCTACTTGGATAACCCTCAAGGATACATTAGCCATGGTAAGTTACCGCAGTTAATTGAATTCACCTGTaaggtttttttttaatcatcaatAATTTTTAAGAgcacaaaatgcttttttttttttactgaaaatagtatacagaaaagaaaaagaggtggggggggggagcaaaaCCATGGAAAAGGGATGTAGCAAACATTCCAGACAAATCAAACATACAAATACAGTGAGCATGTTAATCAGaaggtacatactgtacagtacacactaAGAAATAATTATACAAGTAAGTATTAGGCATACTATAAAACTGAACAATAGGTAATAGCCCCATAAATGCGGTGAGACATAGAGAAAATCAGGGGACTAGGGACATTTAATATGGAGAGGAGGCTCCTGCACCACCTGACACATATTCATGCCAAGCCATCCATTTCACCATAGGTGAGTATGCCAGAGATGAATAGGGCATAAATTCAGTTTCCATAGTATAATGAAATTGAATCTTTATAACAACaagagaaagggagggaggagatggTTGCTTCCAACACTGACCTAATGCAACTCTAGCAGCTATACATATATGTCCCAACAGATATCTCTGATGAGGCAATACTTTGGCAGGGAAAATGTGTAATAAAGCCAAGGCCGGAGAGGGAATCAATGACAAATTCAACACTTCATGAATTAGTTGAAATATTGCTGACCAAAAGCTTTGGATAGATGGGCAAgtccaaaaaatatgaaaaatatgacccaCCTCCCACAATTCCTGCAGCAAAATTTCAAACATAAGGGCCAAAAAGTATGTGTAAGGAATCAGCGGTCAGCTgcttctcacctaccagcgcgctggtgtgcaggcctccggaggtcatggccccagtcgcggctgtatggatgcgctgatcatgagcgtcatctcccgtgtcgctgtgtacccctgagtctggtcctgcgtttgtgttccgctgtgtgtCGGCATCCGGTCCGTGTGGATGCTGCTATGTCTCCTGCACtcatctaatccagccctgtgtttccagccagaacactgcgaccaatcactgcagagcaaggggtataagttcctgtctggggctcactctcatcgcctcggacaacgagtcacataccctgtgtctagttctcccagttcctgcgttcctgttttcagcgttcccctgtggatacttcatttgttccagcttccatttctacagctctcctgttactccggacttctgctacatccagcttcaaacccatcagcagtaagagagtttcctcaggtgttctttctcattacttacctgtgcactaattgtaagcataccatctgtgcaactcagccgtataacatctactggcttagagactgtctcctgcttaagcctaagtgtggctatatggacttgtgctttacagagactgtgagttactcatatattccggagttctgctttcctaaccattatcagtttaccctgtgttattcagagactgtgtatttccaaata contains these protein-coding regions:
- the LOC134965658 gene encoding indolethylamine N-methyltransferase-like; translation: MDSSTQKFYPVHGFDSREHLETYLSNKPDMAFGDDSIKFPMECLHRAFSEGHIKGDLLIDISIGSFIHHLYTPSGYFKQILVLRCSEQCIMELNKWINTRTGAFDYSHIMEYIKFTEGNSDQCQDKDMTLKTAITKIMKCNIDNENLTDPEVLPPADCVISASFLDLISKDQDDYINNFRKFVKLLKPEGHLILFGVLNTTYVMVGQDKVHVFRYDEKFARKVLTDEGFVIDHCAVQKKTAVSDLIDYEAFMFITAHRE